CTTTTAAAGGAACTAGTGAAAGGGTCGacgtttttattgaaaaaattagtcCTAAGATTCGTTGAACAAGTTACCTTTCATATACGTAGAGCGGTGTggttatatatatatatatttataaaaatggtaCATGCAATTTTACGTGTTCCATTTTTTTAGGAACCCTTCCAATGTTTTAAACctgaaatatgttaaatttagaCTCTCAACTATTAGTATAGCAGCCACacggaaaaatatttctacataCACCACTTTTTGGAATTTACATGACTACAATCCAGAATTTATTGTCAAAATCTACAGGGCAGTACTTTGTTGGGGTCAGGAACCTTTTTATCGTcccgaattttttttatcgcaGGCTAGTGACCATCTGTTTTCCGAAGCGTGAAGTCAATCCCTGTACAATTTAGAACGTTTTTTGCCTTCACGCATCTGTCATGCCAAGCTccaattatttacaaaagtatacatatatatatatatatatatatatatatatatatatatagtatgTATACTTTTGTATATAGTAGTCATGATAGTAActtgataaacatttttagactaattaacatatttgtgtgttttttataatttattaatattttgagtCATACGTATTTACAATTATCTGTTTTATCATGTATTAATTTAGAACTAATTATTGAATTCAACATGTTGAACAATACTATTTTCTTTATCCAGTTACCTGCAATCTTATTGTTTGTTGCATTTCGCTTTTTGTTGCTAATGTAAATACTTACGTCacgttttttctaattttttacctATTGCTTCTCTTTACTATTTAACGTTATTATactgttaatttattaaacgcTACAAATGtttgtagtttttttgttGGATGTAAATGAAACACTTGTAGCACGAGTATAgaatatattgtttttcagaaataataaaagtaatagCCATAATTTGACAGCTTAACCCATCAGGGTAGttgattttataaatattagtaatataacatataattttttcaaataaagtggtaataataaaaatagctgGTTAACACCTCTTATCAAGAATACTTGCATCACCTATACATGCCAATATACAATAAGCGTAAGGCTAAATGGCCCATATTGAGAAAAGGACGTACAGAGAGGTTTCTCTCTCACATCATATGATGCAAAATGCGAAAGATGATTTAACCGGCAAGGTCAGTCGTATTTACTACTTAGGTATCGATTTATAGGGCAGGCTGTGCAGATTCGCTGAATATCTCACATCGAAACTCGTAAAACTCatataaattgtattttgtTCTTAcagcaatttaattttcaaggtaTGAAGATAAGTGCGCATTAcagttacaaaaaatattcaaatcaacCCCCACCAACAAATGAACAACATCCGAGTCTTTCGCATCAAAGGATATGAGACAGAGAAATCTCTCTGTGTCACCTTTTCTTGAAATTGGCTCAGTCAACCTTACTCGTACTGGATAATCCCGAATCAGTTCCTGATTTAACTAACATGCAAATGAATCTGACAATACTTTAGCTTGATCCACCAATAGCCAGTCGCCGAATCCTGAGGGCTATCACCTCTTCTTCCGTAACTGAAACAAATCAACACaccatttttgtattatttttctcataagTGAAATTATTGACTGTACTTACTTAGGTATTTGGCAATTACAAAAGGATCTTGATCCACCTTTTCCTCCacctcttttattattttggcgATTTTATTCTTGATGTTATCCACTGCATTTGGATTTACTTGTTTAATCAAATTGTAATGTTTGTTCCAGTAGTACggaatacattttttgctgAGGTAATCATGGTATTTTTTGAGGAGCTATAAGCAGAGAAGTGCTTTAATTTGCATGAGCTATATTCGAAGGGGAATTCCATGAACTAAATGTATCGGTGACctcaaattttattgtcataatttaatatataataacGGAGTATATGACTGTAGAACAGATAATGAATGAaattgtcatttaaaattctacttACAGTCATAAATACATAGCTGAGTGAACTTTGATAAAAGGTTGAATCATTTTGGTGTTCATCCACGGTCCATAAGCCCACAGTTTTGATATAATAGCTGGCAATTTTATCGTGCTTCAAGTAGAGTTTCATTTTCTAGATCGAAtcattatgtttttaaaaggCAACTTGATGtcgaaaaatttttgaacttcaGACCCGAATTAAAGTGAATTAATGggaattttttccataattagTTACCTTCAGTAATTTGATTGCGGGCTTGAGGTGTAAGCATCCTCTAATCAGTTGTCTTTCTTGCACTTGCAAATTTACCAGCCAGTAGTGGTCATTAGGCACACTCATGCCTTTGGGTTGCTTGGGTACTATGTAAAAATTTGGCtggaatgtttaaaaattcaacttaattaaaataagtaagccagaaaatacatattaaaatatgaagacaaaataaattagacTACTGAGTAACGGGAAAAAATACCGACATTTGATGTAGGGAACGGATTCAGTCGGAAATCTTTATTTGGCCATTGGGAATCATTCATAATGAAGCATGGCACTAAGTCTACATCTATCGGAAAGTCATTCGTTTCGATGTGCATGGTAAAAGCTGGTCCAGTCTTCTTTAAGCTTACCTGAAGTTtattatttggtaaaaaacgaattagtaatttagttaaaatatgATTATGAAAAGCCATTGGATACATACCCCAAAGGTCCCATGGGAGGTTTGAATGCTGTATTTTGATCCATTTTTCGGTAAGGAATTTAAAGCCTTCTGGAACAACTTTTCCATCCATTGGCGTAGTTTTGAGGATTCCaagaatttgtttttactgaccaatttttcaaatcctctgtaattatttaacattaacGAATTTTACCGGTACCGCAAAGTTAGAGTTTTGCAGGGCGAGCCATGTAGATTGGAACGCCCTACTGCTAAGCACGGTTTCAGTGGCGCGACACACAATATTTTAACTACAAAAATCCCTATTTATAGcataaaatactttaaaaatattatcacaAAAAGCTTGCATAAGGACATACTGTGAGTAATACTCATTCGCTTAATAtcgtaaaaaaatgtgttcaaATTGGCTCCTTCAAGGCCATTTCAGGTAAAAACTCACTTCAAGTTTCCAGTGAAAATCTCCGCAAGGTTGTACATAAATTGTACGTGGACAAAGCCAGGCACATTACTGACTATAACTTTATTCTGAGCCTTCGATGGCAAGTTAAGCAGGATGTGGATATCGTATTCATCTGGATGAATTATCTTCAAACCGTCATAGAAACTGCCTCCGTACAGAAAATGGGAGTAAATTTGTGCAAACATCGGATcgatttctttaattttgttgaTGATCTGTTCCAAAATCTAAATAAACGTTTTATATAAGTTTCAGGAACTTCAGAACGCATACAGAAAGTTGATAATTTGCCTCAAAAACTTCTAATAACGTTTCTGCTTATCCGaaaaagttttctttgttGCTTCTTAGCAGAGTTCCGATATTGTCTTTTGTAACGCTTCGTCCGCATTTTGGTATTTGCTTCTTGCTTTTCGTTAAGGAATCGGTCGCATTCGAGTATGCAGTGCTCCGGGGCGCAAATTTTTCAACAGTACCGACAGTTATCTTTGAGCTCCTGGCGGATCCATTTCAGATGCACATCGCACACACCGTATCTATTCATGACTTGGTTGACTATTTCACCATGTTTTACTTGCACCCATGGCTTAACGTCTGGGATAACTTCGCCCACCCAGTGCACTCTTGCCATTTGTCTAAAGTATTGTTTTGCAGTCCTCTGTAGCCGTCGATTTACCCATGAAGCAGCCATGATATCTCTTCTGTAAGCAGATCAACTGGCGTTAGACGAACGACCTCCACTACTGCCACCGTTGGACTGGTTCCACATCCGGATGCCAGTAATAGCGTGGGTCTCCAGTTTACTTCTTCCATGCGGTTCCGATATTTCTCGAAATTCATTGTGCTCTCCTCAGGCCTCGCCCCATGTAGATTACCGATTGAATCGTGCCAGTTATCACTTCTCTCTGCGAATATTTGGGACTCCGAACGTTTGATAATGTTGCCACCATATTTTTGATGATTCAGTGCGCACTTTTTAACGCTTTCTGGGACATAAACTGTCGTGCGCATGTTCTTGTTCAGTCAAATAGTTAATTTTGTCGTCATTTCAATTATTCCTCCATGTCCATGCTGATTTCCCTTGAATTAATCCTTCATATACCCTTTCACGTGCTTTAAGAACGGTTTATACAGAGGGCTTCAGAACAGtatgttataaatttaaggggtgattctatgaatgattttgagaaaaaagtttatatgaacctagatccgttttcgctttttatctgaaatacagagtgttaaagtttgctatattttttgtttttttcaataagtccggacctgcattaaatatttttatcaaacttggtgAGCGTAAGTTAGATGTAGaaacacatcttttaaggatcaccccttaaatttatgacatactattctgaaacaccccgtataataaaacatagtatGCAACGATTTGTTATGCCGGGCCTTGCAAACCTCATTCTGTTTTTCGGAGACTTCAAGCGCAAATTACCATCTTTCTTAATGCGCCTAGAGAGTTTAGTTAGTTAGCATGAAAAAAAGTCGCGGATGAAACGTACCTCGTGTAAAATTGCATTACTTTTCTTCACCTCCTCGTCAGACAAGGAAATGTGCGTCTTAAGGATTGTCTGCAAGACGCCATCCATGTTGTTATACTTTCTGTTTCGTTGAGTGGTAGCCgccatttttcttcattatgaaaaaaagtttaagtaTGGGATATGGTACTTGAAatacacttagaattttgcgtagaattcaaaaattaaataaaaaatacgtgtttcaatttgaaaaaacaaagttggtgatCGTACCTGATTTATGGACTACCTcgtatacatgaatttactatcaaaaaaaccgcaagaaaaaataaaaatcgatgtgTCCAAGGATTTTGGCTGAATATGTTCTGCATCTTAGCTATATGGACTgtttcatccaaaacttcccCACTATATAGGTGCCATGCAGAAGATCTCGGAACAGCAACCTCAGGAACAGTTGgcgaagtaatttatttcacgcacacattttttttttcgtgttAAAATATAGCGGAATTTCGTTAATGAAATGAATGTCAACGTAACCATTCAGCTATTAAATCTTTTGCTGATTTTATCAgcttttaaatactaaaaccgaGACCCAACACACGTAGACATACTGCGACTCACACAATGAAATACAGTACTTGGTAAATCTTTTCGGAGTTTGCCGTTCCAAGATCAATGATACTTGGTAAGGGACGCATATGTGGATAGGATGTTGGGGCTCATGAAGAAAAGTGTCCATcgatttattataaaaacgatGAAAGGGAAAGTGTCAGGAGAGCAATGACAAAATCTAGTATATGTACGTAAACActtgaaaatgtgaaaaaattcttagaaGCCCTTATctatttagatttaattaatatgatCACTTGACTTCGGACCCATCAGATAACATCGCTTTGTTCTGTTACACGCCCTTTTCCAAGTCAGTACGTGCATATATAGGTCCTCAATTAAGCCCCTTTAAAGTTATGATTCTCTTTTGGAGAATTTCCTTCGCCATCAGTTTCGCCCTATAAATCAGGTATTCCATTGCCAGGAAACAATTGCAACCAAAGCAACTGACAGAAATTGTCATGTGAGAcatgtcaaaaattttgttatatatacatatgtagcATGACAAAACGTCATGTTTCACCGGATAAATTTTGGGGGTAGGTACCAAATGTTGGTACTTCGCAGAAGTACGATGCCCCAGGaagacaaaaattatcaaatgaaaCTTGAGGTTGCGTCTTCGGCCGGACTAGTGCCCAAAAAATCTTCTTACCTTCTCTACCCAAGCGCAACTACGTCTTCACTAGCTGTGTTGTTGGAATTCCTTTACCAGTCAGAAGGAACCAGAACGCGTATAACGTTTTCGATGGAAAAGTTACTAATATTGGCGTATTCACTATTAATTCGATTTAGGAAAACTTTATTCATGATAAGATATACtgtaattgttttatttttaataaaatgatgtTAGAAAAACATAGAACTGGTATTAGTTCTAGAACGTtgataaaaatctaatttttaaagcgataaaattggtttttcaTCGATGCTAGAAATACCTATTCGGTAATAAATTGATACGTATGATTAACCGAAAATTAAACCCGTCTAAAGACGAATGTATTTGTTGCACTAAAATTCCTATCAGCGAAGCTTATtgtgataaaataaatttttttgatttatgaaATTCTCTTACGAACGTATAACAACTTATGCGTCGAAAGCTCTAGAAAATGTTAAGCCTATTCAGGCAATATGGATCAGAAAAAGCACTAGTGCACTATGCGCCTCTTTCATCCCCAATTGCGCTCATGAATATTCCCCTAAAATAGCCGACAATTTTCACTGTACGTGATTACTCACAATTAAACTCACCTAAGCTAATTAATGAGAACAATAGAGAAATGAGCATCGGCGCAACGCTTTCTAAACAATCTTGAGTAAGTTCTAACTCATCAAATGACTAagatttttggtaaaaaattgcGAATTCTATGATTTACCGTGGTATCAGAAGCAGAGAACAACACAGTTTTTCCGAGGAAaacagaaaaggaaaattgtagCTCCGGTCAACACGGAGCACAAAGTGGTTTTTGGTGGTATTGAGTATAAGTACCCTATTGAGTGCATTGATGGTCAATCATAAATCTGCTCTAAATCAATAATCAACATATCAGGTTTCATCTCAACGGGCTAAAGGAACTGCATCAGTGCATTATATCCCGTGTCGATTTTCACTCAGGATAATAATGAATGAAATTGTAGAAGAAGTGATAAaggaaatcaataaaataatcaaacacGCCCTAAGTTGAAATACTGCACCATAAGTGAATTTCATCACTTAATACCGTTAAGCGACGTGAATCATTGCAGTGCTTCATGGAATTGATcacatctatttttttaaaaacacataTCGATTTTTTCAGGGAACTCACACGTGGGAAAAATGCGACTTTTCATGACAATCGAGGAAAAAGGTACAAAACTCTAGAGTTTCCTATATTCTATTAAATCCATTCTATTTATAACAGCTAAGTAGGTGCTTTAAtaccaaaattaatttcattctaTCAATTCTGTAGGGGCGGAAAGGTTCCCTTCTAACCATTTCTTAAACCGCATTTCATTAGCCTCCACGGCTTGAAGCAGTTTTCCTCCAGTCTCAGATTGCCGTTCGTATTTTAACGATTCCTTAGCATCAGCTACTGTAGTCAAGACTTCTTCTATTTCAGCCGAGCACGAATTTTTGTCTTCTGAATTAAAGCTTCTTGATAGTAATTTGAACCTGGCCAGAAACTGCTCATTTAAAAGAACTGCCAAGTATAGAGCGAGCCTAAAACAGGGCAGAAGTAAATGTGTGTGACCTAGCAAGAATTAACTTGATCTTTTGGTGATTACCTGGCGTTGCCAGGGTCAATCTTTCTCGTTGTATCGATCAACTCTTGGCACAATTTCAGCTTCTCGTCAAGAAATTTATTGGAGATTTCTATTTCGTCCTCAATCCTGTACGACTGCACCAAAATGTGCTTTATAGAGTAAACGAGATGGTGATTGGGATGCAGGAAAACTTCAAGTTTGCCCAGGAACTCTTCCAGCTCTTCCATGTTGGGCTTCTTTTCGGTTTCCTTGCTTACTTCTTTACTGAGATGCTCCACAAAATCtccaatttctttatttgGCAGTTTAATGCCACATTTATTACAGATCCAGAAAGTGTTGGCGTCCAACGGATTTGTGGGCAGTTGAATGCCTTTGCAGGGATCATCTTCCGTTCCCAGGCAAATTAGCGCACTGAAATACGCCAATTTGTGAAGAGCTAATTTCAATAGTAACGATTAGTTTCGTTGAAGACTTGTGGAGGGTTCTCACGAGCGTAGAAATGACCCAATTTAGTCGCTCAATTGGGTCATTTCTCAACGCAAAAGTTGGATTAAATTGCTCCCCTAAAGGCGCAAAGCCGAACAAAAGTCTATAGTTTACAGAGTGGCTTAACTGCTGTTAGTTACTGAGATCCCTATAGTGAACATTGAACAAAGATTCATAGCAAATTGGCTGCTGACTGTTGCAATCTCGAAAACATGCGGAGGCTTTACCTGAAGTATGTCTCAAATTCAGTGGGATCCGCACATCTCTTACAAGagcaagtaaaatattttgtttctttaaggTGTTTCCTTCTTTCTTGAGTCCCCCATAAAATGTTTGTATAAGTAGTTGTGATGTGTTCTCCTTTCATTATTGGCAATGCCGCTCTaaaaacatacagggtgttccaaaaatatatcgaCAAACTCTAAGAGGTGGTAGAGAACAtcaatataaacttttttctctaaTATGCACgcaaaccaaaaaaaaagttaatttcttATATAAAGAACTTACTGATATGCACCTATGGATTGGAAGAGGCGGTCCTGTAGCCCGGCCCGCGAACTCTCCTGATCTCAACCCCctcgattttttcctttggggttatttcaaatatctagtCTACGAAATACCTATTCGTAATGAGGAAAATCTCTTAGCAAGGATAATGACCAGTTGTCCACATCTAGAAGCTATTCCCGGAATATTCCATAGGGTCCGCGGGTTAATGAACCGAAGGTACAATCTTTGTGTTCAAGCAAATGGTTAACACTTTGAACAATTACCATGAGCCATCGTTTATTTACCAATAAATTTCTGGCTTGCGGTAAAATCAAACAGTAATATCAAAAAAGTGATTATAATGGCCAAAGCCATACTACCTTTTTCTGCTCAAACTGCTCATTTGTggatatatgtttatttagaaaaaaattatattgatatCTCCTACCAcctcttaaaaaatttgtcggtatatttttggatcaccctatatatgaataaaatatcgGAAAAAGTGTGTTTTTCTTTACCTAAAAGTTATCTTAAATCCATCTTTTTCGTTGATGTTTTGGCAAGTATTTGGAGTGCAGTCGTGTTCCAATAAACTAGCTGTGGGATAGAGCACGAACGCGTCAAAGAGATCGGTAATCTCTGTGGCATTTACATCCAAAGTTGCATAAATTTTGTGCATAATATCAGTTGAAACATGGGGCAAAATAGACCCACCCGATTGGGACTCATACTCTTTTAACGGCACTATGTAGTTATCATGGATGTAAGATACTTTTTCCCTCACCGCCCTGTAAGCTTGAGTACCATTAGTCGCATGTTTGCGTTGGACTGGTGAACGCACTTAAAAACTCTACTCTCGGGCCCCCTATCATCCAAGTGATCCTCAAGGTTTAAGAGCATTTcccacttttttttattagttttttgcaggaaaagCGCTCTTAAAACTATCAGAATGTCGAACCTGCAAATTCGCAATAGAAATTTCATTCACAAATATTCAATCCAACTCCAATAACACCTAAAATATTGGTGTTCCGACTCGTCTGGTCTACGAGGTCTGAGCTTCAAAATCTGGCACTCTAGCCCATGTATTTGAGGAGATGTGAGACCGTCACATTCCGCACCGCAGGCCGGCCAGCCGCATTGCGGGCACAGGTGGGTTATCACCGGTAGAATCCTGAATATCGATTAATTACCTTTACTTTTTCGtcttaaaatgtgttttttaaaagctaCTTGCTGCACCCCACGCAGGAAAAAGGCCCTTCGTCGGTTTTGTAGGGCTTAGGTCCGAAGACTAGCGGCGTGTCCACGAGGATTGCATCGCCCGGCCTCAAGTCCCTGTTGGCAACCAAAAATCGGCCAAGTTGTTGGCTGCTGGAAACCTAAAAGGAAATCCTCGCGCGTGTTCCATGGACAGTAACGTGCCGCCTACCTCGTAGGGAAAACAGTCGGCCTTATGGTCCTTCCAGTTTTCCCTTTGGTGTTCCGAACAGCAGTAATACACGGATTTGCATTGAGAGCATTTCTGCGTACATACTGCTTTACATACTTCGCACTGGCCCTCAGATTCGGGCATTCTTGAGAAATATTAGTTATTAGAAATTGCTGGGCATACACTTACACTTACGTATAAAATATGCAGTGGTGGCCAAAGAAGTAAGACACCTtcatattttagtttattttataaccTCATACTTTTAcatctgaagaaaaaatatcatatttcgATTTGTCGGACCACaagacatttttccaaaattgaagtggttcgtgcaaatgaagtTGTGCAAAGGATAAACTTCTCTTCCTATTTTTTAGAGAAACAAGTGGCTTCTTTACGGCGACACACCCTCGAAGATTTGAATCGTTCAAACGTATTGTCCTGGCTGATACGTTTATGTTATAGGTAAGGCTCGCTTCGTGTTTGATTTTATTAGAAGTTAAAAATGGATCAATTTTGCTTAATCTTGCAATTATTCTATCTTCCATTGCCGTTGTTTTTCTTGACGGACACTTTCATTTTTTGGGGGCTGTCGTGTTTTGTTCTTCGTAGTGCTTAATCGCATTCCGCACTTTGCaacgaaaacaatttaaagttCGAGCAATATACGAAATGTTGCTATTTTGTTGCCTCATTTGCATTATTATTCGTCGTTCTTTCGCACTgcaatatttactttttcccaTTATTCCCTATTACAAAAActagattttaatttatgaacgCAATTCTAAAGTAACACTACAATAATCAGAAATGTCAAAGGAAAGTGAAATGAATAGCAATAAACGATATTCAAATGTTTTCATAGGTGTCTTATTTTTATGACCACATGGTTTAAGGGCGGttcacaatatttttacgaTTCTAAACAACACATAAATTCGAAGTAAGTTAGGCATGGCAAGTTGGATAACACATAtcgcattaaatattttataaatattttcatcctCAGTATGAAGAATATGCAGTTACCCTTAAGTCGGATCACCCATGTCGTCAGCTCccaaccattgacacgtgggagacccaactgtaaattatacgtaaggttgataaacctaaaagggattctgcagaaaaacggGAACATTACAGTCGTCTAGTTACacaatggttaaactttaacaattttttccgaaaaattttcttacaaaatcgacttagtttttcatgacacacctacccctaaaattttataaataagttgtgaatcaccctgtataggagaaatcgacaaaattaACCTATCTTAATGAGGTGTCTTATTTCTGTGGCCACCACTGTATGTGAGCATTCCTTGTTTAtgttaaaactattaaataataCCATGCGAAAATGATATGGGAGTTAGTCGTAAATTCcttctaagataagcgtgagaaaacgataaagggttgtttatgaattcctttaaCATAGgcaagagaaaaattgatgatgggtcagaGAATCGTGGGAGAAAGCCTGGAATGCGGCTTATCAATGCCCTTAAATAAAAGGAATGCGCTCAGGGGTGGATAGGACGTGTGCTTCGGGATGCATGCTGGCCTTGGTTCTTGAGAAGTAACGAAATGGCTCAAAACTtgtattgtttcattttttctcaGAACCACACCTAAATTTTACATACACTTATAGCTCGTTAAAGCGGACTAAGCTGCCCTTTGATGGCGACAAATCAAGACTTCGCAATGCAGAGCATACTTGCCCATACCGACACAACAGCGTTACGTAATAAAGAAGTAAATAGGTATAATCGTAGGTATCTGTTACCTATCGCTTGGGAAATGGcaataattactttttcctATTTGCTTAATTGGGAATCATGCTCTTTATCGTTAGAAAACACTAGGAAACGGCATGCTCAAAAGAGAGGTATTTTTCAACAAGAACCCTACCCGGTAATAGATCTTCTATTGCCTCACTAATGcactaattaaaatagttCTTGTTATAAAAATACGATGACGGAACAGATAATCTAGATCGTGCGCATCGATCAGTTTAATCCTCGCTTAAGCAACCTGCATCGATATCTACCAACTTGCAATTTTATGTTAAGCCGATATGCAACGAGCGCTCAAGAAAACGTCGCTAAGAAGGCTCGGCAATTGCCTTTTTATGCGGCAGTAATGAATTTTGGAGCAACAAGCTCAGGAACGACTTCCGATGTGATTTGTTTCACTGTTAAGTAATAGTACACCGTAATCAAGCTACGAAATGAAGAAACGACGGACCTGGACGGTCGGGGTTCCCCGGTGGGACCTGGATGGTCGGAACCAGAAGACTAAAGAGCGAACTGtaactgtaattttattatcgtGAGATCtcaatggattttaaaaaatttcttgtatttttctgaacatacaattttccaattttctttaatattataatatatttctaaCTAGTTGCGAAAAAAGCTATTTCCACATCCAAACCCTCTTTCCTCACTAGTGCCGCAGAGATCGCGAGCATCTGCGCACATGCAGTGGAATATTATTGCTCTGAGTAATTAGGCAGTAAATTTAACAACAACCATATTTCAGGCACTTGtattttctggaaatattCCAATTAGGACGCGGATTCCTTACGTATTTATAAACTCCCCACTAATGGCTATTTTAAGACACATCTTGAGTCAGCGATTTacgcatttttatattttccaagTTTTCGAAGCAGAAAAGTGCGAATTTTAACACGTGTAACTTGATCCCGAATGTTAAAGAATTTGTCAAAATGAGCGAATCAAAATGTGCCGTGTGTGGTGAGCCTGCCGAACTAAAGTGTTCTGCTTGTAAGTTAGTCGTGTATTGT
The DNA window shown above is from Euwallacea similis isolate ESF13 chromosome 2, ESF131.1, whole genome shotgun sequence and carries:
- the LOC136419349 gene encoding cyclic GMP-AMP synthase-like receptor; this encodes MAATTQRNRKYNNMDGVLQTILKTHISLSDEEVKKSNAILHEILEQIINKIKEIDPMFAQIYSHFLYGGSFYDGLKIIHPDEYDIHILLNLPSKAQNKVIVSNVPGFVHVQFMYNLAEIFTGNLKGFEKLVSKNKFLESSKLRQWMEKLFQKALNSLPKNGSKYSIQTSHGTFGVSLKKTGPAFTMHIETNDFPIDVDLVPCFIMNDSQWPNKDFRLNPFPTSNPNFYIVPKQPKGMSVPNDHYWLVNLQVQERQLIRGCLHLKPAIKLLKKMKLYLKHDKIASYYIKTVGLWTVDEHQNDSTFYQSSLSYVFMTLLKKYHDYLSKKCIPYYWNKHYNLIKQVNPNAVDNIKNKIAKIIKEVEEKVDQDPFVIAKYLITEEEVIALRIRRLAIGGSS
- the LOC136419450 gene encoding SET domain-containing protein SmydA-8-like; its protein translation is MPESEGQCEVCKAVCTQKCSQCKSVYYCCSEHQRENWKDHKADCFPYEVSSSQQLGRFLVANRDLRPGDAILVDTPLVFGPKPYKTDEGPFSCVGCSKILPVITHLCPQCGWPACGAECDGLTSPQIHGLECQILKLRPRRPDESEHQYFRFDILIVLRALFLQKTNKKKWEMLLNLEDHLDDRGPESRVFKAVREKVSYIHDNYIVPLKEYESQSGGSILPHVSTDIMHKIYATLDVNATEITDLFDAFVLYPTASLLEHDCTPNTCQNINEKDGFKITFRAALPIMKGEHITTTYTNILWGTQERRKHLKETKYFTCSCKRCADPTEFETYFSALICLGTEDDPCKGIQLPTNPLDANTFWICNKCGIKLPNKEIGDFVEHLSKEVSKETEKKPNMEELEEFLGKLEVFLHPNHHLVYSIKHILVQSYRIEDEIEISNKFLDEKLKLCQELIDTTRKIDPGNARLALYLAVLLNEQFLARFKLLSRSFNSEDKNSCSAEIEEVLTTVADAKESLKYERQSETGGKLLQAVEANEMRFKKWLEGNLSAPTELIE